From the genome of Streptomyces sp. V1I1, one region includes:
- a CDS encoding tyrosine-protein phosphatase, producing MTAIPATTVANLRDLGGTPLRCGRSVRSGLLFRSGSLDRLDPAADPAVAALGIRTVVDFRTTAERLARPDHIPPGGRLLLADVLADQVASGKMPAAAQLKRVLADPVLAEGELGGGRAQALFADTYRGFVSTGSARAAYGAFLNEVADPESGPLLFHCTAGKDRTGWAATIILTLLGAEPETVEAEYLAVNPAVRQAYAPLAEGYIAQGGDPETALAIIGVVPEYLAAALDEVDARYGTMEKYVCEGLGVPAAAIERIHERLAG from the coding sequence ATGACCGCGATCCCCGCCACCACCGTCGCCAACCTCCGCGACCTCGGCGGCACTCCCCTGCGCTGCGGCCGTTCCGTACGTTCCGGTCTGCTCTTCCGCTCCGGGTCGCTCGACCGGCTCGACCCCGCCGCCGATCCGGCCGTCGCCGCGCTCGGAATCCGTACGGTCGTCGACTTCCGCACCACGGCCGAGCGCCTCGCCCGCCCGGACCACATCCCGCCGGGCGGGCGGCTGCTGCTCGCCGATGTGCTCGCCGACCAGGTGGCGTCCGGCAAGATGCCGGCCGCCGCGCAGCTCAAGCGGGTGCTGGCCGATCCGGTGCTTGCCGAGGGAGAGTTGGGCGGCGGCCGGGCGCAGGCGCTGTTCGCCGACACCTACCGCGGCTTCGTCAGCACCGGCTCGGCGCGCGCCGCATACGGCGCCTTTCTCAATGAAGTCGCCGACCCCGAGTCCGGCCCGCTGCTCTTCCACTGCACGGCGGGAAAGGACCGCACCGGCTGGGCCGCGACGATCATCCTCACCCTGCTCGGCGCGGAGCCGGAGACCGTCGAGGCGGAGTATCTGGCCGTCAACCCGGCGGTACGGCAGGCCTACGCTCCGCTCGCCGAGGGATACATCGCGCAGGGCGGCGACCCCGAGACCGCCCTCGCGATCATCGGTGTGGTGCCCGAGTACCTGGCCGCGGCGCTGGACGAGGTCGATGCCCGCTACGGCACGATGGAGAAGTACGTATGCGAAGGGCTCGGCGTCCCCGCGGCTGCGATCGAGCGCATCCACGAGCGACTGGCCGGCTGA
- the pulA gene encoding pullulanase-type alpha-1,6-glucosidase, with protein MTTTPRVSAAGTAIGTAAALLVALISAGPAAGTPRPPSPPSDRALAATPARHDLTREQFYFVLPDRFANGDTSNDRGGLTGSRLETGYDPADKGFYQGGDLKGLTQKLDYIKGLGTTAIWMAPIFKNRPVQGTGKDASAAYHGYWITDFTQVDPHFGTNADLAKLIDKAHGKGMKVFFDVITNHTADTVDYAEKAYGYRPKGAYPYLDKDGRPFDDRDGIKKVDADSFPYTPTAGGQKVPAWLNDPTMYHNRGDSTFAGESSEYGDFSGLDDLWTERPEVVKGMRQIYEKWVQDFDIDGFRIDTVKHVDMDFWTQWATALDAYAAERGRDDFFMFGEVFAADTAITSPYVTRGRLDATLDFPFQDAARAYASQGAPADKLAAVFGNDYRYTTDKANAYEQVTFLGNHDMGRIGTFLKQDNPKADDTELLKRARLANELMFLGRGNPVIYYGDEQGFTGAGGDKDARQSLFASKTADYLDDDQLGADRTHASDAYDPAHPVYRSIAALSKLTKDHPALRNGVQQERYAKDSVYAFSRTDAKARTGPVEYLVAANNGTAPKTVTLPVDAVDFRVLYGGSGTVRATEGKITVTVPALSSVVLRAAKPLAEPAARPTVTLKAPAAGATGTVEITADVTGGQLNRVVFAAQSGNGKWRTLGSADHAPYKVTQYIDQKVKAGTPLRYKAVAMDSAGRTASALASTTTGQAPPPEKPVAVERDYAVVHYKRTGGDYDGWRLESGDTAASFTGRDAYGAFAWVKLPEGAATVPYTVEKNGTADGPQRTVDLARTGEVWIEQGKDGQADRAPDGAYPPQDKTRAVLHYHRADGDYDGWGLHTWTGAASPTDWSKPLQPVRKDAYGVTFEVPLAAGATSLSYIVHKGDQKDLPTDQSLDLATYGHEVWLLAGQPKYLLPQTGGAPSLDLAKAEAQWIDRDTVVWKVKATAATSQQLVYAKDGGISVVDGALSDEGRWLRLTPSPLSDAQKAKYPHLKDYPAFTVDPRDRDRVRESLRGQLIATQRAAGGTSQAGGSGGGALLAATGVQIPGVLDDLYDATGAELGPVFDNRDRPTLSLWAPTAQSVSLDLDGKTVAMRRDGASGVWSVTGPKSWAQKPYRYTVRVWAPTVQKVVTNKVTDPYSTALTTDSARSLVVDLADPKLAPAGWASTKKPTALALRDAQIQELHIRDFSVADGTSNHPGQYLAFTDRDSRGMKHLRALAASGTSYVHLLPAFDIGTIPERKSDQATPACDLKVYAPDSDEQQACIAKAAAKDAYNWGYDPLHYTVPEGSYASDPEGTRRTVEFRQMVQALNSSGLRTVMDVVYNHTVASGQAEKSVLDKIVPGYYQRLLADGTVATSTCCANTAPENAMMGKLVVDSIVTWAREYNVDGFRFDLMGHHPKANILAVRAALDELTPARDGVDGKKIILYGEGWNFGEIADDARFVQATQKNMAKTGVATFSDRARDAVRGGGPFDEDPGIQGFASGLYTDPNSSSSNGTEAQQKARLLHYQDLIKVGLTGNLAAYSFTDSSGRTVKGSEVDYNGAPAGYAAAPGDALAYADAHDNEPLYDALAFKLPRGTSPADRARMQVLAMATATLSQGPALSQAGTDLLRSKSLDRNSYDSGDWFNAVHWDCRDGNGFGRGLPPEADNKAKWPYAKPLLTAASLTVGCPQINGASAAYRDLLTIRATEQAFSLGTAGEVQSAVSFPLSGKDETPGVITMRAGDLIVVFNATPEQQTQRVPELAGKPYALHPVQAAGADTTTKASSYEGSSGSFTVPARTVAVFTRG; from the coding sequence GTGACCACCACCCCCCGCGTCAGCGCGGCCGGCACCGCCATAGGCACCGCCGCCGCCCTCCTCGTGGCGCTCATATCCGCCGGGCCGGCCGCCGGCACGCCCAGACCCCCCTCCCCGCCCTCCGACCGCGCGCTCGCAGCCACGCCCGCGCGGCACGATCTGACGCGGGAGCAGTTCTACTTCGTCCTGCCCGACCGGTTCGCCAACGGCGACACCTCCAACGACCGCGGAGGTCTCACCGGTTCGCGCCTCGAGACCGGATACGACCCCGCCGACAAGGGCTTCTACCAGGGCGGCGACCTCAAGGGCCTCACCCAGAAGCTGGACTACATCAAGGGCCTCGGCACCACCGCCATCTGGATGGCGCCCATCTTCAAGAACCGGCCCGTCCAGGGCACCGGCAAGGACGCGTCCGCCGCCTACCACGGGTACTGGATCACCGACTTCACCCAGGTCGACCCCCACTTCGGCACCAACGCCGACCTGGCGAAGCTGATCGACAAGGCCCACGGCAAGGGCATGAAGGTCTTCTTCGACGTCATCACCAACCACACGGCCGACACCGTCGACTACGCCGAGAAGGCGTACGGATACCGGCCCAAGGGCGCCTATCCCTATCTCGACAAGGACGGCCGTCCCTTCGACGACCGCGACGGCATCAAGAAGGTCGACGCGGACTCCTTCCCGTACACCCCGACGGCCGGCGGCCAGAAGGTCCCCGCCTGGCTCAACGACCCGACGATGTACCACAACCGCGGCGACTCCACCTTCGCAGGCGAGAGCTCCGAGTACGGCGACTTCTCCGGCCTCGACGACCTGTGGACCGAGCGTCCCGAGGTCGTGAAGGGTATGCGCCAGATCTACGAGAAGTGGGTCCAGGACTTCGACATCGACGGCTTCCGCATCGACACCGTCAAACATGTCGACATGGACTTCTGGACCCAGTGGGCGACCGCGCTGGACGCGTACGCGGCCGAGCGCGGCCGGGACGACTTCTTCATGTTCGGCGAGGTCTTCGCCGCGGACACGGCGATCACCTCGCCCTATGTGACCCGCGGCCGGCTGGACGCCACGCTCGACTTCCCCTTCCAGGACGCCGCCCGCGCCTACGCCTCGCAGGGTGCGCCCGCCGACAAGCTCGCCGCCGTCTTCGGCAACGACTACCGCTACACCACCGACAAGGCCAACGCCTATGAGCAGGTGACCTTCCTCGGCAACCACGACATGGGCCGCATCGGCACCTTCCTCAAGCAGGACAACCCGAAGGCCGACGACACCGAGCTGCTGAAGCGCGCACGGCTCGCCAACGAGCTGATGTTCCTGGGCCGCGGCAACCCGGTGATCTACTACGGCGACGAGCAGGGCTTCACCGGCGCGGGCGGCGACAAGGACGCCCGCCAGAGCCTCTTCGCCTCGAAGACCGCCGACTATCTGGACGACGACCAGCTGGGCGCGGACCGCACCCACGCCTCTGACGCGTACGACCCGGCGCACCCCGTCTACCGGTCGATCGCCGCGCTGTCGAAGCTCACCAAGGACCACCCGGCGCTGCGGAACGGCGTCCAGCAGGAGCGGTACGCCAAGGACTCGGTGTACGCCTTCTCCCGTACGGACGCAAAGGCGCGCACCGGGCCCGTCGAGTATCTCGTCGCCGCCAACAACGGGACCGCGCCCAAGACGGTGACCCTGCCGGTGGACGCCGTGGACTTCCGTGTCCTGTACGGCGGTTCGGGCACCGTCCGCGCCACCGAAGGCAAGATCACGGTCACCGTGCCCGCCCTGTCGTCGGTGGTGCTCCGTGCCGCGAAGCCCCTGGCCGAGCCCGCCGCCAGGCCGACCGTGACCCTCAAGGCCCCGGCCGCCGGGGCCACCGGCACCGTCGAGATCACGGCGGACGTCACCGGCGGACAGCTGAACCGCGTCGTCTTCGCCGCCCAGAGCGGCAACGGCAAGTGGCGCACCCTCGGCTCGGCCGACCACGCCCCGTACAAGGTCACGCAGTACATCGACCAGAAGGTGAAGGCCGGAACGCCCCTGCGCTACAAGGCTGTTGCTATGGACAGCGCGGGACGTACCGCGAGCGCTCTCGCCTCGACAACCACCGGTCAGGCGCCGCCGCCCGAGAAGCCGGTGGCCGTCGAGCGCGACTACGCCGTCGTCCACTACAAGCGGACCGGCGGCGACTACGACGGCTGGCGGCTCGAGTCCGGTGACACCGCGGCTTCCTTCACCGGGCGGGACGCCTACGGCGCCTTCGCCTGGGTCAAGCTCCCCGAGGGCGCCGCGACCGTCCCGTACACCGTCGAGAAGAACGGCACCGCGGACGGTCCGCAGCGCACCGTCGACCTCGCCCGCACCGGCGAGGTGTGGATCGAGCAGGGCAAGGACGGCCAGGCGGACCGCGCGCCCGACGGCGCCTACCCGCCGCAGGACAAGACCAGGGCCGTCCTCCACTACCACCGTGCCGACGGCGACTACGACGGCTGGGGTCTGCACACCTGGACGGGCGCCGCATCGCCCACCGACTGGTCCAAGCCGCTCCAGCCGGTGCGCAAGGACGCTTACGGAGTGACCTTCGAGGTGCCGCTCGCCGCGGGCGCGACCTCGCTCAGCTACATCGTCCACAAGGGCGACCAGAAGGACCTGCCGACCGACCAGTCACTGGACCTCGCGACGTACGGACACGAGGTCTGGCTGCTGGCCGGGCAGCCGAAGTATCTGCTGCCGCAGACCGGCGGCGCGCCCTCCCTCGACCTGGCCAAGGCGGAGGCCCAGTGGATCGACCGGGACACCGTCGTCTGGAAGGTGAAGGCCACCGCTGCCACCAGCCAGCAGCTGGTGTACGCGAAGGACGGCGGCATCTCCGTCGTCGACGGGGCGCTGTCGGACGAGGGCCGCTGGCTGCGGCTCACGCCGTCCCCACTCAGCGACGCGCAGAAGGCCAAGTACCCCCATCTGAAGGACTACCCGGCCTTCACCGTCGACCCCCGCGACCGGGACAGGGTCCGTGAGTCCCTGCGCGGCCAGCTGATCGCGACCCAGCGGGCGGCTGGGGGCACCTCCCAGGCCGGAGGCTCTGGGGGAGGCGCGCTGCTCGCCGCCACCGGCGTACAGATCCCGGGTGTACTCGACGACCTGTACGACGCGACCGGAGCGGAGCTCGGGCCCGTCTTCGACAACCGCGACCGCCCCACGCTATCCCTCTGGGCCCCCACCGCTCAGTCCGTCTCCCTCGATCTCGACGGGAAGACGGTCGCGATGCGGCGGGACGGCGCGAGCGGCGTCTGGTCGGTCACCGGGCCGAAGAGCTGGGCCCAGAAGCCGTACCGCTACACGGTGAGGGTCTGGGCACCCACCGTGCAGAAGGTCGTCACCAACAAGGTCACCGACCCGTACTCCACCGCCCTGACCACCGACTCCGCCCGCAGCCTGGTCGTCGACCTCGCCGACCCCAAGCTCGCACCCGCGGGCTGGGCCTCGACCAAGAAGCCCACGGCCTTGGCGCTGCGCGACGCGCAGATCCAGGAGCTGCACATCCGTGACTTCTCCGTCGCGGACGGCACATCGAACCACCCCGGCCAGTACCTCGCCTTCACCGACCGCGACTCGCGGGGCATGAAGCATCTGCGCGCGCTCGCCGCCTCCGGCACCTCCTACGTCCATCTCCTGCCGGCCTTCGACATCGGCACCATCCCGGAGAGGAAGTCCGACCAGGCCACACCCGCCTGCGACTTGAAGGTGTACGCCCCCGACTCCGACGAGCAGCAGGCCTGTATCGCCAAGGCCGCCGCGAAGGACGCGTACAACTGGGGCTACGACCCGCTGCACTACACCGTCCCCGAGGGTTCGTACGCCTCAGACCCGGAAGGGACCCGGCGTACGGTCGAATTCCGGCAGATGGTCCAGGCCCTGAACTCCAGCGGTCTGCGTACCGTCATGGACGTCGTCTACAACCACACCGTGGCGAGCGGCCAGGCCGAGAAGTCCGTACTCGACAAGATCGTGCCCGGCTACTACCAGCGGCTGCTCGCCGACGGCACCGTCGCGACCTCCACCTGCTGCGCCAACACCGCGCCCGAGAACGCCATGATGGGCAAGCTCGTCGTCGACTCGATCGTCACCTGGGCCAGGGAGTACAACGTCGACGGCTTCCGCTTCGACCTGATGGGCCACCACCCGAAGGCCAACATTCTCGCGGTGCGCGCGGCCCTGGACGAGCTGACCCCCGCCCGTGACGGCGTCGACGGCAAGAAGATCATTCTCTACGGGGAGGGCTGGAACTTCGGGGAGATCGCGGACGACGCCCGCTTCGTCCAGGCCACCCAGAAGAACATGGCCAAAACAGGAGTGGCGACCTTCTCCGACCGGGCTCGTGACGCGGTGCGCGGCGGCGGCCCCTTCGACGAGGACCCGGGCATCCAGGGCTTCGCCTCTGGGCTCTACACCGACCCCAACTCCTCGTCGTCGAACGGCACCGAGGCCCAGCAGAAGGCCCGCCTCCTGCACTATCAGGACCTGATCAAGGTCGGTCTTACGGGCAACCTCGCCGCGTACTCCTTCACCGACAGCTCCGGGCGCACCGTCAAGGGCTCCGAGGTCGACTACAACGGCGCCCCGGCCGGGTACGCCGCCGCTCCCGGCGACGCTCTCGCCTACGCGGACGCCCACGACAACGAACCCCTCTACGACGCTCTCGCCTTCAAGCTGCCAAGGGGTACGTCCCCGGCCGACCGCGCGCGTATGCAGGTGCTGGCGATGGCGACCGCGACGCTCTCCCAGGGCCCCGCGCTCTCCCAGGCCGGGACGGACCTGCTCCGCTCCAAATCGCTCGACCGCAATTCGTACGACAGCGGCGACTGGTTCAACGCGGTCCACTGGGACTGCCGGGACGGCAACGGCTTCGGCCGCGGGCTGCCGCCGGAGGCCGACAACAAGGCCAAGTGGCCTTACGCCAAGCCCCTGTTGACGGCCGCATCGCTCACGGTGGGCTGTCCGCAGATCAACGGCGCGTCGGCCGCCTACCGTGATCTGCTCACCATCCGCGCCACTGAGCAGGCCTTCAGCCTGGGCACGGCGGGCGAGGTGCAGTCCGCGGTCTCCTTCCCGCTCTCCGGGAAGGACGAGACACCGGGCGTGATCACCATGCGGGCCGGGGACCTGATCGTCGTCTTCAACGCGACGCCCGAGCAGCAGACCCAGCGGGTCCCGGAACTGGCCGGGAAGCCGTACGCCCTGCACCCCGTCCAGGCCGCGGGCGCGGACACTACCACCAAGGCATCGTCGTACGAGGGGAGTTCAGGCAGCTTCACCGTCCCGGCGCGCACCGTCGCGGTCTTCACCCGGGGCTGA
- a CDS encoding fused response regulator/phosphatase, whose product MSGAGGATVLVVDDLEANRYAMGAVLRRAGHRVVTTACAGDALIELDTRLRSGALPDAALVDIGLPDMNGFELCRRIKAHPEIAAMPVVHFSAAAISPRDRSRGLDAGADAYLTIPVEPEEIEAVIRAALRGARSRHDAEAQADRLTRLAAATTELHGAHGPQELADLAAAATAQLTGGPAAAFVFGAEDTLYAGSPRRYDCPPDAEARTAVAGLLRRCMAGRTGVHPLIAPPPLWPAGFFRPEVPGGAALLLAGDRPDQPPVCLAHPAYTPCGPDTASLLGRLAHATALTAQTLRTAAEERHVALTLQHSFLPQQPPTLPGAELALRYVPASRNAEIGGDFYVALTTAAGLLVGVGDVVGHSLDAATVMVELRHALRAYATDESDPAALLRRLDRMLQRYHPEATATVCLALIDPRTGRTRIANAGHIRPLIVTGDGSAAYVRSSGPLLGLGLDRPCPSEAQLAESDRLLMVTDGLIETRGTDLTVSLERLRHTAAHAPPGVSALCDTLLDCFGTREDDVALLALQLTSLDPSYRKR is encoded by the coding sequence ATGAGCGGAGCCGGCGGCGCCACGGTGCTGGTCGTCGACGACCTCGAGGCCAATCGCTACGCCATGGGCGCGGTGCTGCGCCGGGCCGGTCACCGGGTGGTGACCACCGCGTGCGCCGGCGACGCACTGATCGAGCTCGACACGAGACTCAGGTCGGGTGCGTTGCCGGACGCCGCGCTGGTCGACATCGGCCTGCCCGACATGAACGGCTTCGAACTGTGCCGCCGGATCAAGGCCCATCCGGAGATCGCCGCGATGCCGGTGGTGCACTTCAGCGCCGCGGCGATCTCCCCGCGCGACCGCAGCCGCGGACTCGACGCGGGCGCGGACGCGTATCTGACGATCCCCGTCGAGCCGGAGGAGATCGAGGCGGTCATCAGGGCCGCCCTGCGCGGGGCCCGCTCCCGCCATGACGCCGAGGCGCAGGCCGACCGGCTGACCCGGCTCGCCGCCGCGACCACGGAACTGCACGGTGCGCACGGCCCGCAGGAACTGGCCGATCTGGCCGCGGCCGCCACCGCCCAGCTCACCGGCGGTCCGGCCGCGGCCTTCGTCTTCGGCGCGGAGGACACGCTGTACGCGGGCAGCCCCCGGCGGTACGACTGCCCGCCGGACGCCGAAGCGCGGACGGCCGTGGCCGGGCTGCTGCGGCGGTGCATGGCCGGCCGTACGGGCGTACATCCGCTGATCGCGCCCCCGCCGCTGTGGCCGGCCGGGTTCTTCCGGCCCGAAGTCCCCGGCGGCGCGGCCCTGCTGCTCGCCGGCGACCGCCCCGACCAGCCGCCGGTCTGCCTGGCGCACCCCGCGTACACACCCTGCGGCCCGGACACCGCGTCGCTGCTCGGCCGGCTCGCCCATGCCACCGCCCTCACCGCCCAGACCCTGCGCACCGCCGCCGAGGAACGCCATGTCGCGCTCACCCTCCAACACAGCTTCCTGCCGCAGCAGCCGCCCACCCTGCCCGGCGCGGAACTCGCCCTGCGCTATGTGCCCGCCTCCCGCAACGCCGAGATCGGCGGCGACTTCTATGTCGCCCTGACCACGGCGGCCGGACTGCTGGTCGGCGTCGGCGACGTCGTCGGCCACTCCCTGGACGCGGCGACAGTCATGGTCGAACTGCGGCACGCCCTGCGCGCGTACGCCACCGACGAGAGCGACCCGGCCGCCCTGCTGCGCCGCCTCGACCGGATGCTCCAGCGCTACCACCCGGAGGCAACGGCCACGGTCTGCCTCGCCCTGATCGACCCGCGCACCGGCCGCACCCGGATCGCGAACGCCGGCCATATCCGCCCGCTGATCGTGACCGGCGACGGCAGCGCGGCCTACGTCCGCAGCTCGGGCCCGCTACTGGGTCTGGGTTTGGACCGTCCCTGTCCGTCCGAGGCCCAACTGGCTGAATCGGACCGGCTGTTGATGGTCACCGACGGCCTGATCGAGACCCGCGGCACAGACCTCACGGTCTCCCTCGAACGTCTCCGCCACACAGCGGCGCACGCACCGCCGGGCGTTTCGGCGCTCTGCGACACACTGCTGGACTGCTTCGGCACCCGCGAGGACGACGTTGCCCTGCTGGCCCTTCAGCTGACGAGTCTGGATCCGTCCTACCGCAAGCGCTGA
- a CDS encoding TetR/AcrR family transcriptional regulator, with protein MTTGVRRRMGVEERRQQLIGVALELFSHRSPDEVSIDEIAAAAGISRPLVYHYFPGKQSLYEAALRRAADELAGRFQEPPEGPLGARLLRVMGRFFDFVDEHGPGFSALMRGGPAVGSSTTNAMIDEVRQAAYEQILAHLGIETPPSRLELVVRSWVSLAESTALIWLDGRRVPRGELELQLVHDFAALCAVSAAYDEEMAGILLRILADEPAEGPFGDLVGRLMSLAPALAKVPAQRLR; from the coding sequence ATGACGACCGGGGTACGCCGCAGGATGGGCGTCGAGGAGCGCAGGCAGCAGCTGATCGGTGTAGCGCTGGAGCTGTTCAGCCACCGCTCCCCCGACGAGGTGTCGATCGACGAGATAGCGGCGGCCGCGGGCATCTCGCGGCCGCTCGTCTACCACTACTTTCCCGGCAAGCAGAGCCTGTACGAGGCGGCGCTGAGGCGGGCCGCCGACGAGCTGGCCGGGCGGTTCCAGGAGCCGCCGGAGGGTCCGCTCGGGGCGCGGCTGCTGCGGGTCATGGGCCGGTTCTTCGACTTCGTGGACGAGCACGGGCCGGGGTTCTCGGCGCTGATGCGGGGCGGTCCCGCCGTTGGATCATCGACGACGAACGCGATGATCGACGAGGTCAGGCAGGCAGCGTACGAGCAGATCCTGGCCCATCTGGGGATCGAGACGCCGCCTTCGCGGCTGGAGTTGGTCGTACGGTCCTGGGTGTCGCTCGCCGAGTCGACCGCGCTGATCTGGCTGGACGGGCGGCGGGTTCCGCGCGGCGAGCTGGAGTTGCAGCTGGTGCACGACTTCGCGGCGCTGTGCGCGGTGAGTGCGGCGTACGACGAGGAGATGGCGGGCATCCTGCTGCGCATCCTGGCGGACGAGCCGGCCGAAGGACCGTTCGGCGATCTGGTCGGCCGGCTCATGTCGCTGGCGCCCGCGCTGGCCAAGGTGCCGGCTCAGCGCTTGCGGTAG